A window of Nitrospirota bacterium genomic DNA:
CATAGCCTTTTTAATGTCATCATCATTCACAGCAATATTCTCTTTCTTGCCGATAGCCTCGATTATAATTACACTCTTCACATTCTCCCTGGCGGTAGCCTCGTAATCCTTGCTCAACTCCTCATCAGATTTAACAGCCACGCCCCTTCTGGAAGCATTTTCCTGCATCTGCTGGATAAAGCTCTCGATCTCGCTCTTCACCATTGAAGCAGGGACTTCAATATCATTGTCCTTAATGATCTTATTGATGATATCTTTTTTATAGGCGAGGTTCATTTCACTCTTTTTTCTATCGCTTATATCATCTCTGATCTTCTGTTTAAGTTCATCTAATGTGTCACATTCAAACTCATTGGCAAGAATTTCATTCAGCGGCGGAATCTCTCTCTTCTTGGTCTCGGCAACCGTGACCTTGAACAAGACCTCTTTGCCTGCAACGGCAGTGTTTGGATGGTCTTTTTCAAAGTTTATCTTCACCTCAAATGCATCCCCCTTCTTCTTGCCGAGCATAGCCTCGCTGAACTCTTTCGGCGTCTCGTCAGCGCCCTGCAGGAGAGTGAGATCCTTTTGAGACATTTCTTCACTCTTTTTGCCGTCTATGAATGCATCCGCATCGATTACAGCGATGTCGCCCTTTTCAACCCCGGTCTCAGAAACAGTAAAGAGCACTTTGCTCTCCCGAAGGATCTCAAGCGCCTTATTTATCTCTTCGTCCTCAACTGTAAACGTCTTCTTCTCTAAAACAATGCCGTCATATTTTATACCGCTTACGTCAGGCTTGACCTCAACAGTAAGTGAGAATACAAGAGGCTGATCTGCCTTGATATCCAGCCGGCCTTCAATATTGGGGTAATCAACAGGCTCAATCTTGGCCTCGTCTATCGCCCTTGAATAATATTCAGGGATTATCTTCTCTATGACCTCGCCTTCTATGCTCTTGCCGTATTTTTTTTCAAGGATGGCGCGGGGCGCTTTACCCGGCCTGAAGCCCGGCACCCTTACGCTCGCATTAAGCCTGCTGTATGCGCTTGAAAGTTCATTGGCAATCACTTCTGAAGGGATACTGATGCTGAGTTTTCTCGTTGTTGGATTTATTTCCTGAACTTCCTGGAGCATATCACCTCACATGGTTTTTTTACTTTGAAAAGGCTGTTAGTAGGGAACTACAATGTCGTAATCCACAAGCATCTTTGCTATCTCTTCAGTGCTCTTCTGCTCATAAGGATTTTCCGGATTGTTGGTAAATATCTTAACGTCAAGATCCTGCATGGTTTCGAGGTTAAGCTCATTGTCAGGATTCATCTCAACCTTCTTATCCATAATAAATACATGGATCTGATCATCAGCCAGCGTAGCTCCGACTCCCATCCTGAGCGCCTCGTCCACTCTGTCTTTTACGATTATTGCAATTTTTTTAGCCATATCGCCCTCCTATTAAATAAGTTGGCATATATTATAATAATAAAACAAATAAAATGCCAAGCATCTCAATAGTTATCCCAAATTACAATATGGCCGGAACCATAGGAATCTGTCTTGAGGCAGCTTTTGCTTCCCAATGCGATGATTTTGAAGTAATAGTCGTTGATGACAATTCTTCAGACAACTCTGTTGATATTATTAAAAAATTCCCGTGCAGGATCATTTGTCTTAATGAAAACGCAGGAGCCTCAAAAGCAAGAAATATCGGCGCACAAAACAGCCTCGGCGATATCATCTTCTTTACTGATGCTGACTGCCTTCTTCAAAAAATGACTCTTTCCGCAGCAAGCAGGGCATTATCAAAAGAAGGAGATGTCGTACTCGGCGGAACTTATACTGTTGAACCATTTGATAAAGACTTTTTCAGCCGCTTTCAGTCAGTATTCATTAACTATTCCGAGACTAAAAATACTGTTGCCCCGGATTATATAGCAACACACGCGATGGCAATGCATTCGCAAACATTTAGAGAAAGCGGCGGCTTTCCTGAAGATTTCCTGCCGATGCTGGAGGATGTCGAATTCAGCCACCGTATGAAGAGGTCAGGAAAGAGGCTTGTAATGGATCCCGATATTAAGGTACAGCATGTATTCAACTTTTCCTTCTATCGTTCAGTTAAAAACGCATTCAAAAAATCCAGATACTGGATAATGTACTCGCTTGCAAATAAAGACTTGGCCGCTGATTCAGGGTGTGCATCATCTGAACTGAAATTCAATGTATTATCTTTTTTTGCCGTTCTCCTTCTTCTTGCATCATGGGCGGCCTTTCAGACTCAGCTCTCTTTATCACTTATTCCATTCATATTAATTTTAAATATCATATCAAGCAGAAGACTGATCCTGGCTTTCTATAAAGCAGGCGGCGCTAAGTTCGCAATCCTTTCGCTGCTCTACTGGATGACGATCTATCCTGTACCTGTAAGCGCCGGGGGAATGTACGGCATAATAAGCTCCTTATTAAAAAAATGAACTATTCTCCCTTCCACCATATAGGATCAGTTCTTAAGAAGAGCGATCCGATACAGTTGACACTATTCCTCACAAAGAGATGTAACTCGAGATGTCCCTTCTGCTTCTATCTTTCAAAAGAGAGCGAAATAGCAAAAGATGAGCTCACACTTGATGAGATAAAGAAGATATCTTCCTCAATGGGCGATCTGTTATGGCTTGCCTTTTCAGGAGGCGAGATATTTCTCAGGGATGATATCGTTGAGATAACAGAGGTGTTTTATAAAAACAACAAACCCTCCATAATCCTCTTTCCTACAAACGGGCTGCTTACGGATACTATCGTTAAAAAGACCGGGGCCATCCTTGAAAAGTGCCCCAAGAGCAGTATAGCTGTAAAACTTTCTGTAGAGGGCACTGAAAAGCTCCATGACTCCATCAGAGGCAAGGGAAGCTTCAGAAAAACCATGAAGACATTCACAGAACTCGGCAGGCTCCTTGACAGTCACCCCAACTTCGATCTCG
This region includes:
- the tig gene encoding trigger factor, encoding MLQEVQEINPTTRKLSISIPSEVIANELSSAYSRLNASVRVPGFRPGKAPRAILEKKYGKSIEGEVIEKIIPEYYSRAIDEAKIEPVDYPNIEGRLDIKADQPLVFSLTVEVKPDVSGIKYDGIVLEKKTFTVEDEEINKALEILRESKVLFTVSETGVEKGDIAVIDADAFIDGKKSEEMSQKDLTLLQGADETPKEFSEAMLGKKKGDAFEVKINFEKDHPNTAVAGKEVLFKVTVAETKKREIPPLNEILANEFECDTLDELKQKIRDDISDRKKSEMNLAYKKDIINKIIKDNDIEVPASMVKSEIESFIQQMQENASRRGVAVKSDEELSKDYEATARENVKSVIIIEAIGKKENIAVNDDDIKKAMEEIAARHNLGLEELTKLYSVREGSMDAMKSRLFADNVLEYLLEKAVIQ
- a CDS encoding glycosyltransferase codes for the protein MPSISIVIPNYNMAGTIGICLEAAFASQCDDFEVIVVDDNSSDNSVDIIKKFPCRIICLNENAGASKARNIGAQNSLGDIIFFTDADCLLQKMTLSAASRALSKEGDVVLGGTYTVEPFDKDFFSRFQSVFINYSETKNTVAPDYIATHAMAMHSQTFRESGGFPEDFLPMLEDVEFSHRMKRSGKRLVMDPDIKVQHVFNFSFYRSVKNAFKKSRYWIMYSLANKDLAADSGCASSELKFNVLSFFAVLLLLASWAAFQTQLSLSLIPFILILNIISSRRLILAFYKAGGAKFAILSLLYWMTIYPVPVSAGGMYGIISSLLKK